GAGTTGGTGGCTTACGCCAAGGCGAAGGGGGCCCAAGGCATCAACCTGGCGGGCATCTGCTGCACGGCCAATGAGGTGCTGATGCGGCATGGGGTGAAGCCGGCCGGCAACTTCCTCCAGCAGGAGCTGGCCATCGTCACCGGCGCGGTCGAGCTAATGCTGGTGGACGTGCAGTGCATCATGGAAGGGCTGGCAGACGTGGCCGACAGCTACCACACGCTACTGGTAACCACCTCGCCGAAGGCACGCATCCGAGGCGCCACCCATGTGGAGTTCGAGGAGCATCGTGCTTATGAGACAGCCAAGCGGATCGTCCGCATGGCCATTGACAACTTCGAGAACCGCGGAGAGGTTCACGTGCCGGACGTGAGAGAGGGCTTCGTGGCAGGCTTCTCTCATGAGTACGTGAACTACATGCAAGGGGGCACCTATCGCGCGTCCTTCCGGCCGCTCAACGACGCCATCGCTCAGGGGCGGATTCGCGGCATTGCGGGGGTCGTTGGCTGCAACAACGCCCGCGTCGAGCACGACTCCGGCATCACCAGGGTGGTGGAGGAGCTGATCGGCAACGACGTTCTGGTGGCAGTGACTGGTTGTGCTGCCATCGGCAGCGCCAAGTATGGCATGTTGGCGCCGGAGGCGTGGGACAAGGTCGGGGCCAATCTCCGGGAGGTGTGCGAGGCGATAGGCATTCCACCGGTCCTCCATGCTGGTTCGTGCGTGGATAACTCCCGCATCCTGACGGTGCTGACGCAGATGGCGAACGAAGGCGGTCTGGGCAGGGATATCAGCGACTTGCCGGTGGTAGGCATCTGCCCTGAGTGGATGTCCGAGAAGGCGCTCTCTATTGGCACCTACTTCGTGGGCTCGGGGGTGTACACGCTCTTCGGGGTGCGCTCGCCCGTGTCTGGCAGTGAGGAAGTGGTCCAGATAATGACGGAGGTGTGGCCCCAGCTGGTGGGCGGTGGCCTGGAGTTCGAGCCAAACCTGGAGGAGCTGATCAGGAAGGCGCTAGCCCACATAGACCGGAAGCGGGAGGACCTGGGGCTGGAGGAGTACCAGCCTGATAAGTACGGCGCCAGCGGAGACAGGGCTCTGGAGGACTGGCTCAAGATTCCTGCTGAGCGCCGCAGCCTGTACAGCCGCCAACCGGTCGCTCGATAGTCAGGCGAAAGAGTCACCAAAGGAGCTGATGATACATGTCCAGGTACATAGCGCACCGGGCCATACGCGGCGCTAACGCGATCGTCGCGGAGGCCACCGAGATGCTGGAGCGCGCCATCGCCGAGATGGGCGCGGACAAGGAAGTGGCGTTCCCAAACACCGCTTACTACCTTCCCGTCATCCTGGGCTTCACCGGTAGGGAAGTCAGAACCCTGGGCGACCTGGTTCCCGTCTTGGAGCAGGCGAGGAGCCTGCTAAGCCCCGTACCGAGTGAGCAGCTGTGGCTTCCTTACCTGGGCGAGGCCCTGGACTGCGGCGTGGCTACCCTTTGGGCGGAGGAAGCCATTCAGGCGATCCGTTTCGCCTACGGTCTACAGCCGGAGCGGAAGCCCGGCTTCCGCATGGCCGGGGGAAGCTTCACCAGCCCAGAAATGGGAGGGGAAGACGGTGGGCTGCTGAACGGACCCATCGACGACATCCAGCTGAGGGCCTGGGGCATTCAGCTGGTGGATGGCCGCATGCCCGGGTTCGCGGCCATAGTGGGCTGTGCCAAGTCGAACGAGGTGGCGGTGGAGATCGTGCGGCAGTTGCAGCAGAGGAACATTCTGGTGTTTCTCTGCGGGAACGTCAACGGCCGCAGCATCATTGACCAGTTGCAGGAGGAAGGCGTCGAGATGGGCTACGATACCTATATCGTGCCCTTCGGCACCGACACCATCTCCGCCGTCTATCCGCTGGGGTTCGCCACCCGTTCAGCCCTGACCTTCGGCGGTCTCAAAGGAGGTCAGATCCGGGAGATCCTCCTCTACAACAAGTTCCGGGTATTCGCTTTCGTCCTGGCGCTGGGAGAGGTCGACGACCTCAAGTACGCCACTGCCGCCGGAGCCATCAACTACGGGTTCCCTGTCATCGCGGATACGGTGATCCCGGAGATCCTCCCTACCGGTATCACCAGCTACGAGCACGTGGTATCCATGCCCTTTGACGACATCGAGGGCAAGGACGACCTGGAGCGGGCGCGCCGTCTGGTGCAGCGCTGCATCGAGGTTCGGGGAGTGAAGGTGCGGGTGGCCGAAGTCCCCATCCCGGTTCCCTACGGCTCGGCCTTTGAGGGCGAGCGGGTGCGCCGGGCCGACATGCGGGTGGAGTTCGGTGGTCGGGATTCCCGGGCCTTCGAGTACCTGCGCATGAGGGACATGGACGAGGTCGAAGACGGCAAGATCGAGGTGATCGGCCCGGGCTTCGAGAGCGTGCCCGAGGGCGGAGCCATGGACCTGGGCATACTGGTGGAGGTGGCCGGTCGCCGCATGCAGGAGGACTTCGAGCCTGTGCTTGAGCGCCAGATCCACTACTTCGTCAATGGCGCCTCGGGAGTGCAGCACATCGGCCAACGCGACATAACTTGGATCAGGATCAGCAAAGGGGCGGTGGAAAAGGGGTTCGAGCTGCGGCACTTCGGGGATATCCTCTATGCCCGCATGCACGGGGACTTCGGCGCCATCGTAGATAAAGTGCAGGTGACGGTGATCACCGACCCGGAGCTGATGGAGAAGGTACTGGCCGAGGCGCGCGAAGCCTACAACTATCGCAACCAGCGCCTGGCCGACATGACCGACGAATCGGTAGATACCTTCTACTCTTGCACTCTGTGCCAGAGCTTCGCCCCCAACCACGTG
The genomic region above belongs to Anaerolineae bacterium and contains:
- the cooS gene encoding anaerobic carbon-monoxide dehydrogenase catalytic subunit — encoded protein: FARAVAAGAAAHSDHGRDVALTLLAVSRGGVSDYRIKDEAKLRAVAGYLGIPAEGKETLPLAEEVALTLLQDFGRQEGEIAFVARAPESRQAVWRKLGVVPRSVDREIVEAMHRTHMGVDQDASNILRHTLRMALADGWGGSMIATDLSDILFGTPGPVRSAANLGVLSKDEVNLVIHGHEPTLSEMVVAAAQDPELVAYAKAKGAQGINLAGICCTANEVLMRHGVKPAGNFLQQELAIVTGAVELMLVDVQCIMEGLADVADSYHTLLVTTSPKARIRGATHVEFEEHRAYETAKRIVRMAIDNFENRGEVHVPDVREGFVAGFSHEYVNYMQGGTYRASFRPLNDAIAQGRIRGIAGVVGCNNARVEHDSGITRVVEELIGNDVLVAVTGCAAIGSAKYGMLAPEAWDKVGANLREVCEAIGIPPVLHAGSCVDNSRILTVLTQMANEGGLGRDISDLPVVGICPEWMSEKALSIGTYFVGSGVYTLFGVRSPVSGSEEVVQIMTEVWPQLVGGGLEFEPNLEELIRKALAHIDRKREDLGLEEYQPDKYGASGDRALEDWLKIPAERRSLYSRQPVAR
- the cdhC gene encoding CO dehydrogenase/CO-methylating acetyl-CoA synthase complex subunit beta gives rise to the protein MSRYIAHRAIRGANAIVAEATEMLERAIAEMGADKEVAFPNTAYYLPVILGFTGREVRTLGDLVPVLEQARSLLSPVPSEQLWLPYLGEALDCGVATLWAEEAIQAIRFAYGLQPERKPGFRMAGGSFTSPEMGGEDGGLLNGPIDDIQLRAWGIQLVDGRMPGFAAIVGCAKSNEVAVEIVRQLQQRNILVFLCGNVNGRSIIDQLQEEGVEMGYDTYIVPFGTDTISAVYPLGFATRSALTFGGLKGGQIREILLYNKFRVFAFVLALGEVDDLKYATAAGAINYGFPVIADTVIPEILPTGITSYEHVVSMPFDDIEGKDDLERARRLVQRCIEVRGVKVRVAEVPIPVPYGSAFEGERVRRADMRVEFGGRDSRAFEYLRMRDMDEVEDGKIEVIGPGFESVPEGGAMDLGILVEVAGRRMQEDFEPVLERQIHYFVNGASGVQHIGQRDITWIRISKGAVEKGFELRHFGDILYARMHGDFGAIVDKVQVTVITDPELMEKVLAEAREAYNYRNQRLADMTDESVDTFYSCTLCQSFAPNHVCIISPERLGLCGAYNWLDCRASHEINPTGPNQPVAKGEVLDEWKGYFSGAIEFVKQHSNQSVEMVSMYSAMENPMTACGCFECIMMIIPEANGFMVVSREDPSMTPAGMTFSTLAGMAGGGLQTPGVMGIGKYFLISKKFIRADGGLKRIVWLSSNVKEEMRGELQEACAREGDPDLLDKIADERVATTVEELLAYLEEKEHPALVMEPLF